The following DNA comes from Janthinobacterium sp. TB1-E2.
ACGATGGTTTTCTTCGGCAAACCCAGGCCGAAGATTTCCGCCTCGTCTTTTTTTGGCACGGGCTTGGCTTCGGGCACAGAACCTGCCGGCGGCACCGCATACGGCACGACGATGCCGTTTTCCTTCAAAATCTGTTCGCGGCTGTAGAGCTTTTTCAGCTGCGCCACGTAATCATCCCACCGTTCGCGCTTGAGCTCGATGGCGCGCTGGCCCAGGTTGCCGAAGATTTGCCGGATTTCCTTCTCGTAATTGCGCTCGATCTCGCCCAGCGCATCGAGGTCTTCGGAAATGCGTTTGTGCAGCTTGATCGCCGGCAAGGACGAATCCTTGGCGACGTCGGCCAGCATGCTTTGCAGCAGTTCGCGGAACGCCAGGCGGTCCGCGTCGTATAGGCCCGGATCGGACTCGATATACCTCAATAAACCGTCGAGCGCCTCGAAACGGCCCGGATTGGTAGGCGCCGTCAGCTGGTCGAGCGCGGCATCGAGCTTGGCGATGCGTTCCTGGTTTTCATGGAACAGCGCCTGCCCCACCTTGCGGGCTTCGTCGCGCGCGCCTTCGGGCAAGCTTTGCTCGTCGGCCAGCAGCACGATAATCTTGCGAAAATTGCCCAGCAAGTCGCGGAACTGGGCCGCCACGGCGGCCGTATCGACGGTGGACTGGGGCGCGGCGGCCGGGCTGCCCGAGGCCGGGGCGCCTGGCGTGGCGGTGGCGGCTGGACGGGTAAACGTGTAAATGCCCGCCCCAGCGGCGAGAGCCACGACGACGGTGGCGGCGATCTTGATCGGCTTGGAAGTCACAGGCTTGTCATTCCCTTCACATACTATGCATAGAATTCGGATGGCGCGGATGCGCAGATGCATAATTGTAAAGCACGCATGGCACATGCTCAGCCCGCACGCTGAATTTGGGCAATAATATGCCGGCAAACCTCATCGAACGTACGAACAGGAAAGACGATGCACAAGAAACTCTGCGCTGCGGCGCTGATGCTGGGCGTGGCCCTGATGATGCTGCAACTGCGCGCGCATGCGGGCGACGACGTGGTCAATGTGGCGGGACGTGTATGCTTGCCGCACTGAACCACGCCCCACGCTGGCGCTACACCTTGGCCGGCTCCCAGTAATTGGCCAGGCCCAGCTTTTTCAAGCCTGCCGCCACGAAGCGCGGTTCCAGCAATTCCTCCGCCGTCAAGGGCTGGCGGATCAGCTTTTGTTCCTGCGCAAACGCCAGCACCCGGCGGTAATGGCGGTACACGGCGTCGTCGTACAGGGGCGACCAGCGCTCCTTCCACTGCAGGCCCGGATCGTCGTAGCTGCGCCGCACCACGCTGTCGGGCGTGCCATTGCGCGTGCCATCCTTGATGATCGCTTCGCGGTTGCCGTCGAGCGCCGCCCAGTGCTGGGCCCGCAGCCAAGCCGTGGCCACCAGTTCGGCGATGTCGGGATGGGCTTGCGTAAAGTCGCGCCGCGCCCACAGTTCCGCGCGCATCTTGCGTTCCGGCAGCCCCTTGCTGGACCAGATGATGCGGCCGATGCCCTTGTCTTCCAGCGGATAGCCATTGATCATGAACAAGGCATCGACGGCGCCCGTGGCCAGCGCGGCCGTGCCAGGCTTCAAATCCATATTGATCAAACGAAAATCCGTGGGCGACATGCGCTGGTCGGCGATCAGCTGGCGCAAGCCCAGTTCCCACGGCCGGCCCCGGTGCACGCTGATGCGCTTGCCCTTCAGCTCGGCCAGGGACGTGGCGCGCGAACCGGTGGGCACCAGCAGGAACTGGTCCGTGCCCCGCCCCGCCGGCACGATCACCTGCGTGCGTACGCCGCCCGCGTTGAGGATGACGGATGGCAAGTCGCCATATGCTGCCATGTCGATGCGGCCGCTGGCGAACGCCTCGTTCATGGTCGCGCCCGTGTCGCCGGTGACGGGCAGCCACTCCAGCCGCACGCCCCGTTGCTTCAGTTCGCGCGCCAGCCAGCCTTCCTGCTGTACCCGGTAAGCGATGCCGCCCAGTTCCGCCTTGCCGTTTTCCGCAAAACCCGTCGAGGCGATGCGCAGGGCCGCCGGCGGCGCCCCCGCCCCTTTCGCTGCCGACACCGCCGACACCGCCTGCCCCGCCAGGGGCAGCAAGGCTAGCCCGCCCATCACCGTGCGTCGCCGCATCGCATTCTCCTCATCATCGAACATGGCCACTGTTGACGTGCTTCCCGCTCAGGCCGCACGGCGCGTCTGCGCCAGCGCCGCTTCGAAGGGACGGGGGTCGATCCAGGCGCGCACGTCGACCTTGCTGGGCAAGAAATTCCAGCGGAACAAAAAGTCGCTGAAATCCTGCAAGCCGGCGACCGACGTTTCCGCCAGGTCCGTGTCCAGCCGCAGATGGGCATCCTTGCCGTACGCCACTTGCACCCAGTGCTCGCTGGCATTCGATTCGCGCGCGAGGAAACGCCGCGTCTCGTCCGCATGGCCGCGCGCCCACGCTTCAGCCCGCAACACCTGGTCGACCAGGGTCACGGCCGAATTGAAATGGTTGTCGAGCAGGTGCGCATCGACGCTCAAGGTGCGCGGCGTGCCGTTGTTGGCGCGGATCAAGGGTTCCGGATGAATGCCCGTGTCGATCACCGTGTGCAAGCCGAATTGCTGCGCCAGCAGGGCCGCCGACGCGCCTTTCAGGAAGATGGCGTCCACCTCGCCCCGCAGCAGTCCCAGCAGTTCGGGGCTTTGGCCGCCGCGCCGCGCGCCGCTGAACAGATTCGTCGCCGCACTTTTCTCCGGCGCCGCTTCGCTCTGGCCGGTGTTGACCACATAA
Coding sequences within:
- a CDS encoding ABC transporter substrate-binding protein, producing the protein MSNDTLDTLWYTRCPVPTGLGIALQQGWLEEALRADGTSLRSLRESDQEAVRESHFDHTLQNSVRHGGNIPALWARAAGRETRVIGLSWSDETQLILTLPDSGIQTVRDLKGRRFGLPLWAKAQIDFARAQALRGLENALSLEGLAVSDVELVDYVVNTGQSEAAPEKSAATNLFSGARRGGQSPELLGLLRGEVDAIFLKGASAALLAQQFGLHTVIDTGIHPEPLIRANNGTPRTLSVDAHLLDNHFNSAVTLVDQVLRAEAWARGHADETRRFLARESNASEHWVQVAYGKDAHLRLDTDLAETSVAGLQDFSDFLFRWNFLPSKVDVRAWIDPRPFEAALAQTRRAA
- a CDS encoding ABC transporter substrate-binding protein, whose product is MRRRTVMGGLALLPLAGQAVSAVSAAKGAGAPPAALRIASTGFAENGKAELGGIAYRVQQEGWLARELKQRGVRLEWLPVTGDTGATMNEAFASGRIDMAAYGDLPSVILNAGGVRTQVIVPAGRGTDQFLLVPTGSRATSLAELKGKRISVHRGRPWELGLRQLIADQRMSPTDFRLINMDLKPGTAALATGAVDALFMINGYPLEDKGIGRIIWSSKGLPERKMRAELWARRDFTQAHPDIAELVATAWLRAQHWAALDGNREAIIKDGTRNGTPDSVVRRSYDDPGLQWKERWSPLYDDAVYRHYRRVLAFAQEQKLIRQPLTAEELLEPRFVAAGLKKLGLANYWEPAKV